Within Flavobacterium pisciphilum, the genomic segment AGTAAGCGAAAGCTGCTTTCCGACAAAACTTTAGAAGTCAGCTATGTAGCCCCAACTTCATTCGGTAAAAGTTCCGTTATTGTAGATTATATCAAAAAATATGCATCAGTAAAAAGCAGGATCGCCATCATCGTACCTACCAAGTCACTTCTTATGCAGACCTATAAGATGGTCCGAAATGCAGGTCTTGGTAAAAAAATTATCATTCATGATGAAATGTTCCAGGGCCAGGATTCTTTTATCGCAGTTTTTACCCAAGAGCGTGCATTACGCCTATTAAGCAAAAATGCCATCTTTTTTAATGTGCTATTTATTGATGAGGCACATAACATTTTAAAGGATGACCCTCGCAGTATTCTACTTTCACGGCTGCTGGCAAAAAACCGCGTACTAAACCCCGATCAGAATGTGGTCTACCTTTCCCCGCTGATTGAGGATGCGCACAGCCTTAAGGTTGCGCAGGAGCAAAGTATCAGCCAGCATAAAATTCCTTTCAACATAAAAGAGCCTGAGATATATGAATTTAACGTGAATGGAAATGTAACGGTATATAACAGGTTCGTTAATGAACAGTACGGCGTGGGGCATTTTAAAGATATGTTTGCCTACATCAGCGCCACTTCTGCCAAGAAAAATTTCCTGTATAATTATCGTCCTGTTAGCATAGAACTGGCTGCCAAAGAACTGGCGCGCCACCTTCCGATAATTGACAGCTCGGGGCCCGTGTACGAACTTATAAAAATCCTAAAGCAGGAGGTTCATGAAAAATTCTACGCGGTAAACCATCTGCAGCACGGGATTATTTACCTTCACGGCAAGCTACCGGACCTTATCAAAGAATATCTGGAAAGCAAGTTTAAAGATCTCCCGGAAATTAAATACATCATTGCAAACTCTGTGATCCTGGAAGGAATGAACCTGCCGATCGACAATCTGTATATATTGAACACCTATTCACTTGGAGGAAAGGAACTGACAAACCTAATCGGCAGGGTCAATCGTTTAAATACTATTTTTTCATCCGCTTCCAATGACCTTGCAAAACTGCTTCCAACGGTTCACTTTGTTAACAGTACGCTTTTCAACAGGAAAGACGGAAAGATGGCTGCAAAAATCGGACTGCTTCGCAGCCGTATTTTCAAGGATGCTGTACACAACCCAACTCTTGATACCTTTAATGTGGCCAAACTGACCAAAAGCGAAAGAGACCGGAAAAAAGATCATTTCGTCCAAGTGCAGGAGGATGAAACATTCCTTACAAAAACGCCTGAGAACTCTTTTGAAAGCGTTAAGCAGTATCTCATAGAGTCCGGAATTTCTAATTTTTACGATGATCTTGATACTATTTGCCGAAGGCTCGACCAGCTTCTGGGAATGGTTAGAAGCAGCCCGGGCTGGACACTACTTGACATGATGGGCAAGATCAACTACATATTCATAAATAATGCAGATGTCAAAGATGCGGAATTTAAGCGGCTTCAATATCCGCAGGCCCGCAGATACTATGATTATCATATTACAATCAGTCAGAAAAAGGCGCTCAAGGAAAACGTCAACAGTATGTTTACCTATTTTAAGACACGTATTGCTGAAAGGAATCCCCTGACCTTTTTTGGAAAAACGTACGGCGAAGTCGGCAGGACCGAAAGCCAGCAAGAAGCAAAACTTTACATTAACCTTGGGACAAAAACGGATGTGGAACTGATTAATTTAGCCATTATCAAACTGAAGATGGAGGATGATTTTATTAGTTTCAAACTGAACAAATTTATAATCATGTTATATGACTATAAACTTATTTCCGTGGATGACTACAATACCTATATCTACGGTACAACGGACCAGACTAAAATCGATCTATCAAAAATAGGCCTTAGTGTCAGTCTGATTTCCAGACTTGAGAATGACAGCCAGTTGCAATATTTATATTTTGACGAGTACAATAATCTGCGTTCACGTCCAGAATTTGAAGCGTATAAAAACTCAGTTAATGACTTCTACAGATTTGAAATTGAACGCTTTTTAAATTAATTTATCGTTTTTAAAATGTTTTTCTTCAAATTCCTGTACAATCAGGATAATTTTTTGGCACAATGCGGCAAATTCGGCAGTCTGTTTTTCCAACTTGTACAAGTACGCTGCTGCCTTTTTCTCCGAAAAATTACGGTACAAAAGTTTCACAACCTGATTATAATTTACTCCTACTGACCGGAACTGACTATGCAATGTGGTCAGCCGCATATAAAAATCAACTGTTCCCTTGTCTATTTTCACCGTCTTCACTTCTTTTCCAAATAAAAGGGAGATGATAAATTTTGCCTTATTGTGCATTCCCGACGATTCATATAGCGATAACAGCTTCGCATTTTCCTTTTCAGTCAGACGAAAAACATGTCTGTGTATACTGGGATCAATTTTCGGATTCCTGCCCCCTTTGCCGCCTCTTCTTTTATTTTCTTCTTTCATCTTAAGTCGATTATAACTTCTGCAATAAAACCTGACTTCGGAAGGTTTTTCCAGCCCCCGGAAGGGCAAGTTGTTTTGGGGCACGAACTCAGTTTCGAGTGCCTCAAAACACAACTTGCCGTGTTCTGGCGAACACAAAAATCCGCCCTTCGGGACGGATTAAATATAGAGGGAAAGACAGCCTGACGCTGTCCTCTTTATTGCCAGAAATGTTTATTTGTTTTTGCATAAGTCCGTTACTAATATCACAGTACAAAAGAAAGCACTCTCTATCAAAGTACTATAAATCAACAGAATACCAAAAAAAGTCTTTGAACGCCAATTAGTGCCATCTAAAATGAAGCACATATATACCTGCATTTCTTTGTATGTGCAAAAAGGCGCAGGGATGTAAGTATGTTGGGACGTAATTTATCAATTATGTAAGCAGCTGCACAGGGCCAGATTTACAGATTTGGGTTTGTATTTAAATAGAATCACAAATACATACCAATGTATATAACTCGATAAAAATGCATCTACTCTTGTAAATACATAAATACCACATCATGCAAGCATACGGCCAAGTGCATAAGTGCACACTGAAAGGTCCACCAAGGTACATACAACTGTGCGCACAGATATAAGTAAATATTAAATACATAAAAAATGAAAACAGAAAACCAACCCGTATTCGTTGCTTTTTCCTCCCAAAAGGGAGGTGTAGGCAAAAGTACATTTACGGCGCTTGCCGCCAGTACCCTTCATTACCGCCTTGGCTACAATGTGGCGGTATTCGACGCCGACTTCCCGCAGCACAGTCTCATGAAAATGAAAGAACGTGATTTAGCAATGGTCATGGAAAATGAGTTTTTAAAAAAGACTGCTTTCAGGCAGTTTACAGCTATCAACAAGAAAGCGTATCCGATCTTTCAGCATAAAGCCGAAGGAGTGCTTCAGGCGGCACATGACTTTGTAGATTCTCTATCAGCTCCTGTTGATTATATCTTTTTTGATCTTCCGGGAACAGTAAACACTACTGGCATTTTGAAAGCCCTGGCGGGTATGCATCACATTTTTACGCCGATCACAGCGGACCGTGTGGTGATGGAAAGCACCCTTATTTTTACCCAGCTTATGAAGGATGTTATTATGAAAAAAGGGGATACGTCCATAAAAACAATTAACCTGTTTTGGAATCAGGTAGACGGCCGTGAACGCTCCCCTCTGTACGAGGTCTATAACAAACTTATTGATGAGCTGGGCCTGAGCCTAATGGATTGCCAGATCATGAACAGCACACGTTTTCGCAAAGAAAGCGAAGCAGATGCCAGAACTGTTTTTCGTTCCACCCTGATGCCCCCTGATGAGCGGCTGATGAGCACTTGCCGTCTGGACCAGTTTATGAAAGAATTTTTACAAATCACCCAATTATAGCATCATGGAAAAATACAATAACAAAAAAGCCATTCCTGAAATAAACGAGGAGATGATGATGAACTTGATGGTAGAGGGCGTAAAAAAAGAAGGTTTGCAGCTTCCTTCCGAGCAACCTAGAGACGTGATAAAAAAATCCAAGGAAAAAGATTTTCCAAAAGAGCGCGCCAAAATCAAAAAACCAGCTGAAGAAAATTACGAAAGCCTCTTTTTTAAAAAGTCCGAAACCAATGCCCGTGAAGGAAAAACAGTATATATTCGGCCAGATTTTCATGAGAAGCTTACCCGTATTGTGCAGGTTATTGGAGAGGATAAGATCAGCATTTACGCGTATCTGGACAATCTGCTCGAATATCATTTTCAGGAGTTCGGTGAGCAGATTATCTCAAGTTTTAATGATAAGTACAAACCTATATTTTAATTATGGAAACGTTGATTTTGATATGCCTTTTGGCTGTAATGGCCCTACTCCTGCATGATAAAATTAGTATTCAGATACGGAAAAAGGAAAAGCCTGTTCGTGGGAAACCCAATCATAAACTGCCTAATGTTATGGGACAGCCTAAAACCGTACAACGCCTTTCGACGCCAAAGCATGCAGATGAGCGCCCAAACAGCAACAAGAAACAACAAACCGATAATTTTGATATTGAAATCGACAAAGAAGATTTTGATATAGAAATTCCGCAGGAAGAACTGGACGATGTTTTCAGAAATCAGCCCGATTTGGAAGAGGAAGAAGAAGAATGGAACGGCTATGGAATGTCGGCATGGAATGACGGTTTTGCCCAAGGGGTTACCTTCGAGGAACTAAGCGCTGTGGGGATGCTGCTGATAAAGGACAAGCTGGAGCCATCCCAAAAGGAAACAGCCATTGCATTAGTTCAAAAAATACAAGGAACCGAATTATTCAGCCTGCTGGAAAATTCCATGGAAAGTGCTTCCCGAAAAATAGCAGAGCTGCTGGACGGCAGCCTTTCCTCTGAAAAGGATTCCGGTTCTTCTTATCTGCGGAAAAATGATTTCAATGATTTTGATATTGGGGATTTTGTCTAAAGGCAAAATCCCCTTTATTATTTAATGATTGATACATTAGGTAGTTTAAGTTTTAAAGGACACAAATACTTAGCTTTTTCGTTGGCGCTCAAATAACAAATTTTAATGTCGAAACACTGTCGTTTCGGCGTTTTTTTTTGCCTGAAAATTACATTTTTCTACATCTGACTGCCAAGTAGTTCCACAGAAAGCCACTTCCCTGCAGGCACTCAATTTTCATCACACTTTTGTCGTCAGAGCCCGCATAGTGCGGGAATACAGTAACAATCTAAAGTGTTTAATGATGAAAAAACAGAGAAAAAAAATCCTGCAGGCAGCAATGTTAGTGCTGTCATCCTTACAGTTATCTGCGCAGGGAAACGGTACGGCAGGTATCACGGAAGCCACGCAGATGGTCACCTCTTATTTTGACCCTGCCACTCAGCTTATCTATGCCATAGGCGCAGTAGTAGGGTTAATTGGCGGGGTTAAAGTGTATAACAAATTCAGCAGCGGGGACCCCGACACCTCAAAAACCGCGGCAAGCTGGTTCGGAGCCTGTATCTTCCTTATTGTAGCGGCTACCATACTGCGCTCCTTCTTCCTTTAACCCTGCACTATGGATACGTACAACATCAACAAAGGTATTGGAAGGACAGTCGAGTTCAGGGGGCTCAAGGCGCAGTACCTTTTCATTTTCGCAGGCGGACTGCTTGGAATACTTATCCTGGTCATGATACTGTATATGGCCGGAACCAGTTCCTATATCTGTCTTTTTCTTGGGGCAGGCGGTGCTTCGCTGATCGTGTGGCAGACCTTCTCGCTCAACAGAAAGTACGGTGAACACGGACTGATGAAAATCGGAGCAAAAAAAAGGCATCCCCGATACATCATCTGCCGAAAACCAGTACGTCGCTGCTTAAGGCCAACTCCTAAACCCACTACGGCATGAGAAATACAGCCAAGACCACAACACTGGAAAGCAGATTTCCACTGCTGGCAGTAGAGAACAACTGCATCCTTTCCAAGGACGCCGATATTACTGCCTGCTTTGAAGTCCGGCTGCCCGAACTCTTCACGGTGGCTTCGGCCGAGTATGAAGCTATTCATTCTGCCTGGCATAAGGCCATTAAGACCCTGCCAGATTTTACGGTCGTCCATAAACAGGACTGGTACATCAGGGAAAATTATGATCCTGAATTAGATAAGGATGACCATAGTTTTCTGGCCAGGTCTTACCAGCGGCACTTTAATGAGCGTCCGTTCCTGAACCATTACTGCTACCTGTTCCTTACCAAGACCACCAAAGAGCGCATGAGGATGCAGAGCAATTTCTCCTCGCTATGCAAAGGTACACTGATACCAAAGAAAATACGGGACAAAGAGACAATACATCGTTTTATGGAAGCCGTAGCGCAGTTTGAGCGCATTATAAACGACTGCGGATTTGTCAAAATCAGTCGGATGAGTGAAGACGACATTATTGGATCTGAAGACAGACAGGGACTGCTGGAACAGTACCTGACCCTGTCAAGGGAAACCGGAACACCGCTCCAGGATATTGCCCTGGGCAGCGAAGAGGTCCGTGTGGGAAACAAAAGGCTGTGCCTGCATACCCTTTCTGACACCGACAACCTGCCCTCATCTGTATCGGCTGATACGCGATATGAAAAACTGTCCACCGACCGCAGTGACTGCCGACTTTCTTTTGCTGCGCCTGTGGGACTGCTGCTGAACTGCAACCACATTTACAACCAGTACCTGTTTTTGGACAACAGCGAGGAGAACCTGCTCAAGTTTGAAAAGTCAGCCCGAAACATGCACTCGCTGGCACGATATAGCCGCGCGAACCAGATCAACAAAGAATGGATCGAACACTATCTCAATGAGGCACATTCTTTTGGACTGTCTTCCATCCGCGCGCATTTCAATATCATGGCATGGTCGGACGACCCATCCGAGCTCAAACAGCTGAAGAACGACTGCGGGAGCGCACTGGCCCTTATGGAATGCAAGCCAAGGCTTAACACGACTGATACCGCTACACTGTATTGGGCGGGAATGCCAGGAAATGCAGGAGATTTCCCCAGCGAGGAAAGCTTTTACACTTTTATCGGGCCTGCTTTGTGTTTCTTCACAGAGGAAACCAATTACCATAATTCGCCATCTCCTTTTGGTATCAACATGGCGGACAGGCTTACAGGGAAACCGATCCATCTGGACATTTCGGACCTGCCGATGAAACGAGGTATCATTACCAATCGTAATAAGTTCATACTCGGCCCCTCGGGAAGCGGCAAATCTTTTTTCACCAACCATATGGTGAGGCAGTATTATGAGCAAGGCGCGCATGTATTGCTGGTGGATACCGGCAACTCGTATCAGGGTTTGTGCGAGCTTATCAAGGCAAAAACCAAAGGCGAAGACGGGGTATATTTTACCTATACCGAGGACAATCCCATTGCTTTTAACCCTTTCTATACCGACGACGGGGTTTTCGATATTGAAAAGAGGGAAAGCATCAAAACCCTCATACTGACCTTATGGAAACGTGATGACGAGCCTCCCACGCGCTCCGAAGAGGTGGCACTCTCCAATGCCGTGAGCGGCTATATTGAAAGGATCAGGCAACTTGATGCATTTCCTTCTTTTAATGGTTTTTACCGTTACATAAAGGAGGATTTCCGTCAGGTATTGGAAGCAAAGCAGGTAAGGGAAAAAGACTTTGACCTAGCAAATTTCCTAAATGTGCTGGAGCCTTATTACCAAGGAGGCGAATACGATTACCTTCTGAATTCCGATAAACAGCTGGACCTGCTTTCCAAGCGTTTTATAGTATTTGAAATCGACGCGATCAAGGACCATAAAATCCTGTTTCCCATTGTGACGATCATCATTATGGAAGTGTTTATCAACAAGATGAGAAGGCTCAAGGGTATCCGTAAACTGATCCTGATCGAAGAGGCATGGAAAGCGATTGCCAAGGAAGGAATGGCCGAATACCTCAAGTATCTTTTCAAGACTGTCCGCAAGTTCTTTGGAGAAGCCATTGTGGTAACCCAGGAGGTTGATGATATTATCAAGTCCCCTATTGTCAAGGAAAGCATCATCAACAATTCGGACTGCAAAATCCTGCTTGACCAGCGAAAATACATGAACAAGTTTGATGATATCCAAGCGATGCTGGGGCTGACCGATAAAGAAAAGGCACAGGTGCTTTCCATTAATATGAACAATGATGCATCACGCCTTTACAAGGAAGTATGGATCGGACTTGGAGGAACGCACTCTGCGGTCTATGCCACCGAAGTCAGCCTCGAAGAGTATTATGCCTACACAACCGAAGAAACCGAAAAACTGGAAGTGATGCAGCTTGCCTCGGAACTTGGGGGAAATGTAGAGCTCGCCATCAAGCAGATAGCCATAAGGAGGCGCGAGCATGAAAATCCATAATTAGTAATAATTCTAAATCTATAAAAATGAAAAAAATATTATTTATGGTGTCT encodes:
- a CDS encoding conjugal transfer protein TraD; this translates as METLILICLLAVMALLLHDKISIQIRKKEKPVRGKPNHKLPNVMGQPKTVQRLSTPKHADERPNSNKKQQTDNFDIEIDKEDFDIEIPQEELDDVFRNQPDLEEEEEEWNGYGMSAWNDGFAQGVTFEELSAVGMLLIKDKLEPSQKETAIALVQKIQGTELFSLLENSMESASRKIAELLDGSLSSEKDSGSSYLRKNDFNDFDIGDFV
- a CDS encoding DEAD/DEAH box helicase translates to MNQTEKAALTDINKIESFRTIMEKLTIGTELTHQEIVYILGCAIIFLKNYELDNRLTSYAEFAYYIILKYSTRYKDYAPLYDFSANFGYYPVAKAILNDGLLEQESLEDHCIGIELERYRHEEYIETVHQYNSKRKLLSDKTLEVSYVAPTSFGKSSVIVDYIKKYASVKSRIAIIVPTKSLLMQTYKMVRNAGLGKKIIIHDEMFQGQDSFIAVFTQERALRLLSKNAIFFNVLFIDEAHNILKDDPRSILLSRLLAKNRVLNPDQNVVYLSPLIEDAHSLKVAQEQSISQHKIPFNIKEPEIYEFNVNGNVTVYNRFVNEQYGVGHFKDMFAYISATSAKKNFLYNYRPVSIELAAKELARHLPIIDSSGPVYELIKILKQEVHEKFYAVNHLQHGIIYLHGKLPDLIKEYLESKFKDLPEIKYIIANSVILEGMNLPIDNLYILNTYSLGGKELTNLIGRVNRLNTIFSSASNDLAKLLPTVHFVNSTLFNRKDGKMAAKIGLLRSRIFKDAVHNPTLDTFNVAKLTKSERDRKKDHFVQVQEDETFLTKTPENSFESVKQYLIESGISNFYDDLDTICRRLDQLLGMVRSSPGWTLLDMMGKINYIFINNADVKDAEFKRLQYPQARRYYDYHITISQKKALKENVNSMFTYFKTRIAERNPLTFFGKTYGEVGRTESQQEAKLYINLGTKTDVELINLAIIKLKMEDDFISFKLNKFIIMLYDYKLISVDDYNTYIYGTTDQTKIDLSKIGLSVSLISRLENDSQLQYLYFDEYNNLRSRPEFEAYKNSVNDFYRFEIERFLN
- a CDS encoding DUF4134 domain-containing protein; translation: MKKQRKKILQAAMLVLSSLQLSAQGNGTAGITEATQMVTSYFDPATQLIYAIGAVVGLIGGVKVYNKFSSGDPDTSKTAASWFGACIFLIVAATILRSFFL
- a CDS encoding DUF4133 domain-containing protein, which codes for MDTYNINKGIGRTVEFRGLKAQYLFIFAGGLLGILILVMILYMAGTSSYICLFLGAGGASLIVWQTFSLNRKYGEHGLMKIGAKKRHPRYIICRKPVRRCLRPTPKPTTA
- a CDS encoding DUF3408 domain-containing protein is translated as MEKYNNKKAIPEINEEMMMNLMVEGVKKEGLQLPSEQPRDVIKKSKEKDFPKERAKIKKPAEENYESLFFKKSETNAREGKTVYIRPDFHEKLTRIVQVIGEDKISIYAYLDNLLEYHFQEFGEQIISSFNDKYKPIF
- a CDS encoding TraG family conjugative transposon ATPase, with protein sequence MRNTAKTTTLESRFPLLAVENNCILSKDADITACFEVRLPELFTVASAEYEAIHSAWHKAIKTLPDFTVVHKQDWYIRENYDPELDKDDHSFLARSYQRHFNERPFLNHYCYLFLTKTTKERMRMQSNFSSLCKGTLIPKKIRDKETIHRFMEAVAQFERIINDCGFVKISRMSEDDIIGSEDRQGLLEQYLTLSRETGTPLQDIALGSEEVRVGNKRLCLHTLSDTDNLPSSVSADTRYEKLSTDRSDCRLSFAAPVGLLLNCNHIYNQYLFLDNSEENLLKFEKSARNMHSLARYSRANQINKEWIEHYLNEAHSFGLSSIRAHFNIMAWSDDPSELKQLKNDCGSALALMECKPRLNTTDTATLYWAGMPGNAGDFPSEESFYTFIGPALCFFTEETNYHNSPSPFGINMADRLTGKPIHLDISDLPMKRGIITNRNKFILGPSGSGKSFFTNHMVRQYYEQGAHVLLVDTGNSYQGLCELIKAKTKGEDGVYFTYTEDNPIAFNPFYTDDGVFDIEKRESIKTLILTLWKRDDEPPTRSEEVALSNAVSGYIERIRQLDAFPSFNGFYRYIKEDFRQVLEAKQVREKDFDLANFLNVLEPYYQGGEYDYLLNSDKQLDLLSKRFIVFEIDAIKDHKILFPIVTIIIMEVFINKMRRLKGIRKLILIEEAWKAIAKEGMAEYLKYLFKTVRKFFGEAIVVTQEVDDIIKSPIVKESIINNSDCKILLDQRKYMNKFDDIQAMLGLTDKEKAQVLSINMNNDASRLYKEVWIGLGGTHSAVYATEVSLEEYYAYTTEETEKLEVMQLASELGGNVELAIKQIAIRRREHENP
- a CDS encoding ParA family protein; translated protein: MKTENQPVFVAFSSQKGGVGKSTFTALAASTLHYRLGYNVAVFDADFPQHSLMKMKERDLAMVMENEFLKKTAFRQFTAINKKAYPIFQHKAEGVLQAAHDFVDSLSAPVDYIFFDLPGTVNTTGILKALAGMHHIFTPITADRVVMESTLIFTQLMKDVIMKKGDTSIKTINLFWNQVDGRERSPLYEVYNKLIDELGLSLMDCQIMNSTRFRKESEADARTVFRSTLMPPDERLMSTCRLDQFMKEFLQITQL
- the mobA gene encoding conjugal transfer protein MobA is translated as MKEENKRRGGKGGRNPKIDPSIHRHVFRLTEKENAKLLSLYESSGMHNKAKFIISLLFGKEVKTVKIDKGTVDFYMRLTTLHSQFRSVGVNYNQVVKLLYRNFSEKKAAAYLYKLEKQTAEFAALCQKIILIVQEFEEKHFKNDKLI